cggcgtccgtGAGGGAAtcggagctcgcggcgccgcgcaggccaCGGTACACGTACGAGATGTagctgcgctgcgctttcggcgcctcggtctctggcgcctcctcgtcgtcctggTCGACGGCCGTGGTATtccggcgcgacggcgcaagGCGTGTGCCGTCTTTCGCGAAGCACACGTCGCTCttgcgcggcagcgtctTCCACGAGTTCTTTACAATGAGCCATGTTGAGAGGTCCGCTTGCCCTCCGTGGCTCGCGCCCggctctttgcgctccgcctcgcgtgCCTGGTGCTGCAGCAAGAGACTCTTTGCAtcgctgcgctcctcgtcggtgaGTGCGGGCTCGTTTAGCGGCGAGCTGTGACTTTCCTCCAGAGGTGCCTCGGCGGGCAGGTCATAGATGTACAAGCACAAGAGGCACAGCGGCAGGAATgtcacgccgccgaccaggTACAGGAACACGTCCCGCAGCCAGCCCATCGTGGCGAGGCGGTCCATGCGGGGCCATATTTCCCCGACTGTCGCCACGATGAAGCGCAAGATCCTGTTGATGGGCAAGTCGGGCTCCGGCAAgacgtcgatgcgctcgttcATCTTCTCGTCGTACCGGCCGGAAGATAcgaagcgcctcggcagcaCAATCGAGGTCGAGCACTCCCATGTGCGTTTTCCCGGCTCCCTCGTCCTGAATCTCTGGGACTGCGGAGGGCAAAAATCGTACATGGAGAGCTACATggacacgcagcgcacgcaggtcTTTAGCGCAGTCGGCGTGCTGATCTACGTCGTGGACCTCGTCAAcacggacgacgagggcggcgaCACCCACGAGTGGGAGGCCGATCTCCGCTACTTCCGCGACTGCTTATCAGCGCTGCAGAGCAactcgccgggcgccgaggTGTTTTGCCTGCTGCACAAGATGGACCTGATTGagccgtcgaggcggcgcgacaTCTACCGGAGCCGGGTGGcggacctgcgccgcaagacACGCGAAGTCCTCGCCGCacacgcctcgtcgccgaaCGCGTCCGACCATGTGCGCCTGCACTGCTTTGCGACGAGCATCTGGGACGCGACACTGTACAGGGTGCGTTTTTTTCTCACTGACACAGGCATGGTCAAGCATCATCCATACACTCGTGcccgacgtcgagcgcctcgaagCCCACCTCGCCTTGCTCTCACAcacctgctcggcgtcggaGGTGGTGCTCTTTGAAAAAGCGACGTTCCTCGTGATGTCCTACTACAGCCAGATGAATGCGGAAACAACGACCCCGCGCTCGCTCCTCGCCTCGGACCGcgtgacgctcgacgcaggCCAAGATACCGACGACGTCCTGCTCGAAGGCCTCTCCACCTCGATGCTCCCAGACACCGCGCGCCACACACCAGACGCGCTCTCGGGCGACCGCTTCGAGCGGATCAGCGAGCTGGTGAAGCACTTTAAAATCTCGTGCCTCGAGTCGCACCACCAgatccaggcgctcgagctccggACACCGACGTTTGCAGCCtacctcgacgtgctcacctcgagcacgtACATCCTCGTCATCACGACCGACCCTGCGATCCGTACGTTCCCCCCCCCTTCTCACCCAGAAATCAGCGCCGTGAAGCGCAACGTCGAGCTCAGCCGCGCCCACTTTGAGCAGCTCCAGGCGAGCCACGCGGGCTGAGTCCGTGCGCGTATACCCATAGCAGGTAGGCCGTCACGTGCTTTCAACGACGACATGGCCTGGCTGGGACCGGGGATGGTACGGCGTATGGCGCTGCCCGCGTACGCGTGGCCTGCGCCCGGACTGCGCCCGAGCAACATGCGTAGCATTGCGAAGCCgatggcgctgcaggcgcgggGCGTGCACTTTGATACCAATGCGTTTgtccagcgcctcgagaacGCGGGCAtcaagcgcgagcaggccgacgtgctcgtcACCGCGCTGATCGATGTTATCAATGAGAGTATCGAGAACTTTGCGCGgggcctcgtgcgccgcgatgAGGCCGACCGCCAGACCTATGCCCAAAAAGTCGACTTTACCAAGCTCAAGTCCGAGATCCAGCTGCTGGAGCGGAGCGACTTTGTGTTGATGAAGTCGGAGAACGAGCGGCTGATGGCCGATGTCGAGAAGCTcaagcagcgcctgcgcgaggagattacgaggacgacggcaggcgtgcgcctcgactTGAACCTCGAAAAGGGTACGTTTCGCTGCTTACCCAGGCCGCATCCGCGACGAGTCGTCGGTGCACGCGCTCAAGATCAAGGAGGTCGATACACGCATCGAGTCCGAGATCGCGGGGGTGCGTACGAGCATCCAGAGCGCCAAGTTCAATGTGCTTCAGGTACGTCGACCGACCGACTCACACAGTACCTTGTCGGTGTCGCTACCGGTGCGggtgcgctg
The Malassezia japonica chromosome 2, complete sequence genome window above contains:
- the GTR1 gene encoding GTP-binding protein gtr1 (BUSCO:EOG09264IV9; EggNog:ENOG503NWKP; COG:T), translating into MKRKILLMGKSGSGKTSMRSFIFSSYRPEDTKRLGSTIEVEHSHVRFPGSLVLNLWDCGGQKSYMESYMDTQRTQVFSAVGVLIYVVDLVNTDDEGGDTHEWEADLRYFRDCLSALQSNSPGAEVFCLLHKMDLIEPSRRRDIYRSRVADLRRKTREVLAAHASSPNASDHVRLHCFATSIWDATLYRAWSSIIHTLVPDVERLEAHLALLSHTCSASEVVLFEKATFLVMSYYSQMNAETTTPRSLLASDRVTLDAGQDTDDVLLEGLSTSMLPDTARHTPDALSGDRFERISELVKHFKISCLESHHQIQALELRTPTFAAYLDVLTSSTYILVITTDPAIQISAVKRNVELSRAHFEQLQASHAG
- the FMP32 gene encoding Protein fmp32, mitochondrial (EggNog:ENOG503P09U; TransMembrane:1 (o186-205i); COG:S), with the translated sequence MALPAYAWPAPGLRPSNMRSIAKPMALQARGVHFDTNAFVQRLENAGIKREQADVLVTALIDVINESIENFARGLVRRDEADRQTYAQKVDFTKLKSEIQLLERSDFVLMKSENERLMADVEKLKQRLREEITRTTAGVRLDLNLEKGRIRDESSVHALKIKEVDTRIESEIAGVRTSIQSAKFNVLQYLVGVATGAGALLLAYLRMFR